A region from the Variovorax paradoxus genome encodes:
- a CDS encoding D-alanyl-D-alanine carboxypeptidase family protein → MNRFLDAFRALVLTAAASVCMIAAAQAPAPPEIAARSYLLLDVTANQILAQKDIDSPVEPASLTKLMSAYIVFDALRAKKITLTQTMPVSQRAWKMPGSRMFIDPKMQVPVEDLIKGLIVQSGNDATVALAEGVGGTVEHFVELMNAQAQALGMKNTAYKNPEGLTASGHTTTARDLSILATRLVRDFPEEAKYYAIKKYRYPGTPSTNDTNRNLLLFRDPTVDGLKTGHTEAAGYCMIATAKRDFPNLTGGRRLLSIVLGTSGETVRANESQKLLNWGYTAYDAVRLFDAGQPAATPAVWKGKANTLKLGRPEAIVVAVPAGTASKIKTQVARPDPLVAPFTKYQPVGSLKVTLDDQPLADVPLVALEGVEQAGVFGRAWDAVRLWIK, encoded by the coding sequence ATGAATCGTTTTCTTGACGCGTTTCGCGCGCTGGTGCTGACCGCCGCCGCATCGGTTTGCATGATTGCCGCGGCCCAGGCGCCGGCGCCGCCCGAAATTGCCGCGCGCAGCTACCTGCTGCTCGATGTCACGGCCAACCAGATCCTCGCGCAGAAGGACATCGACAGCCCGGTCGAGCCGGCGTCGCTCACCAAGCTGATGTCGGCCTACATCGTGTTCGACGCGCTGCGCGCCAAGAAGATCACGTTGACCCAGACGATGCCGGTCAGCCAGCGCGCCTGGAAGATGCCCGGCTCGCGCATGTTCATCGATCCCAAGATGCAGGTACCGGTCGAAGACCTGATCAAGGGGCTCATCGTGCAGTCGGGCAACGACGCCACCGTGGCGCTGGCCGAAGGCGTGGGCGGCACGGTCGAGCATTTTGTCGAGCTCATGAATGCCCAGGCCCAGGCGCTGGGCATGAAGAACACGGCCTACAAGAACCCCGAAGGCCTCACCGCGTCCGGCCACACCACCACGGCGCGCGACCTGAGCATCCTGGCGACCCGCCTGGTGCGCGACTTCCCGGAAGAAGCCAAGTACTACGCTATCAAGAAGTACCGCTATCCCGGCACGCCGTCGACCAACGACACCAACCGCAACCTGCTGCTGTTCCGCGACCCGACCGTCGACGGCCTCAAGACCGGCCACACCGAGGCCGCCGGTTACTGCATGATTGCCACCGCCAAGCGCGACTTCCCCAACCTGACCGGCGGACGCCGGCTGCTGTCGATCGTGCTGGGCACCTCGGGCGAAACCGTGCGCGCGAACGAATCGCAGAAGCTCCTGAACTGGGGCTACACCGCCTACGACGCGGTCCGTCTGTTCGATGCAGGCCAGCCGGCCGCCACGCCCGCGGTCTGGAAAGGCAAGGCCAACACGCTCAAGCTGGGTCGCCCGGAAGCCATCGTGGTCGCGGTACCGGCCGGTACCGCCAGCAAGATCAAGACCCAGGTGGCGCGCCCCGATCCGCTGGTGGCGCCGTTCACCAAGTACCAGCCGGTCGGCTCGCTCAAGGTGACCCTGGACGACCAGCCGCTGGCGGACGTGCCGCTGGTGGCGCTGGAAGGCGTCGAGCAAGCGGGCGTCTTCGGCCGCGCCTGGGATGCCGTCCGGCTCTGGATCAAGTGA
- a CDS encoding alpha/beta hydrolase, with translation MNSQTEKIRLQGAAGAIEVQRDQPADAARAGIAVIAHPHPLFGGTMDNKVVQTMARAFVSCGWTAVRFNFRGVGASEGVHDEGRGECEDMLNVVAQLAPEGPLAIAGFSFGAFVASCAAEKLWAGRDLRQLVLVGTAASRFSVATLPAEAHERTLVVHGEADDTVPLAAVMDWARPQSLPVTVIPGGGHFFHGQLPLLKSLVARHLRAGAA, from the coding sequence ATGAATTCCCAGACCGAAAAGATCCGCCTCCAGGGCGCCGCCGGCGCCATCGAGGTGCAGCGCGACCAGCCGGCCGATGCCGCGCGCGCCGGCATCGCCGTGATCGCCCATCCGCATCCGCTGTTCGGCGGCACCATGGACAACAAGGTGGTGCAGACCATGGCGCGCGCGTTCGTCTCCTGCGGCTGGACCGCGGTGCGCTTCAACTTCCGCGGCGTGGGCGCGAGCGAAGGCGTGCACGACGAGGGGCGCGGCGAATGCGAGGACATGCTGAACGTCGTCGCCCAGCTCGCGCCCGAGGGTCCGCTGGCCATTGCCGGCTTTTCGTTCGGCGCCTTCGTGGCGAGCTGCGCAGCCGAAAAGCTCTGGGCCGGCCGCGACCTGCGGCAGCTCGTGCTCGTCGGCACGGCGGCTTCGCGCTTCTCCGTGGCCACGCTGCCGGCCGAGGCGCACGAGCGCACGCTGGTGGTCCACGGCGAGGCCGACGACACGGTGCCGCTGGCGGCCGTCATGGACTGGGCGCGGCCGCAGTCACTGCCTGTCACGGTTATTCCGGGGGGCGGCCATTTCTTTCACGGACAATTGCCCCTCCTCAAAAGTCTGGTTGCCCGCCATCTTCGCGCGGGTGCCGCATGA
- a CDS encoding (2Fe-2S) ferredoxin domain-containing protein, whose product MPSSSPAAPPGYYGRHIFFCLNERKNGEDCCALHNAQAGFDRCKAKVKEAGLAGPGKVRVNKAGCLDRCAGGPVAVVYPEAVWYTFVDADDIDEIVESHLKNGQVVERLLLPPDVGR is encoded by the coding sequence ATGCCCAGTTCCTCTCCCGCCGCGCCGCCCGGCTACTACGGCCGCCACATCTTCTTTTGCCTCAACGAGCGCAAGAACGGGGAAGACTGCTGCGCCCTGCACAACGCCCAGGCCGGTTTCGACCGCTGCAAGGCGAAGGTCAAGGAGGCGGGGCTGGCCGGTCCCGGCAAGGTGCGCGTCAACAAGGCGGGCTGCCTCGACCGCTGCGCCGGCGGCCCGGTGGCGGTGGTCTATCCCGAAGCGGTCTGGTACACCTTCGTCGATGCCGACGACATCGACGAAATCGTCGAGTCGCACCTGAAGAACGGCCAGGTCGTCGAGCGCCTGTTGCTGCCTCCCGATGTCGGCCGCTGA
- a CDS encoding VanZ family protein, which yields MQTQHKSAALPLALAYAALIVYASLYPFADWRDQGIAPWAYLSASWPKYWTGFDFAINVGGYVPFGFLCALAVLRTRRDASVWRAVLRATMAGAAVAFAMETLQSYLPARIPSNVDLGLNSSGALLGALLAAGLERLGAVAHWSRTRSQWFVDDSRGALVLLALWPLALLFPAAVTFGLGQVFERLEVAVSEWLLDTPFIDWMPLRQFELEPLVPAVELLCVMLGALVPCLLAFMVTRTVARRAVLLPLTLLAGIGASALSAALSYGPEHAWAWLGLPVQVGIATALVAGVLLLGAPRRLCAALLLVALVIQLSLLNQAPESAYFAQTLATWEQGRFIRFHGLAQWLGWLWPFAVLAYVVAALSRRGRPAG from the coding sequence GTGCAGACGCAGCACAAATCCGCCGCGCTGCCCCTGGCGCTCGCCTATGCGGCGCTGATTGTCTATGCCAGCCTGTACCCGTTCGCCGACTGGCGCGACCAGGGCATTGCGCCGTGGGCCTACCTGTCGGCGTCGTGGCCCAAGTACTGGACAGGCTTCGATTTCGCGATCAATGTGGGTGGCTACGTTCCCTTCGGCTTCCTGTGCGCGCTGGCGGTGCTGCGAACACGGCGCGACGCCAGCGTCTGGCGTGCGGTGCTGCGCGCAACGATGGCCGGCGCGGCCGTGGCATTCGCGATGGAAACGCTGCAGAGCTATCTCCCCGCGCGCATTCCTTCCAATGTCGACCTGGGCCTGAACAGCTCCGGCGCGCTGCTGGGGGCCCTGCTCGCGGCCGGGCTGGAGCGGCTCGGCGCGGTGGCGCACTGGAGCCGCACGCGTTCGCAGTGGTTCGTCGACGACTCCCGCGGCGCGCTGGTGCTGCTCGCGCTGTGGCCGCTGGCGCTGCTGTTTCCGGCTGCCGTGACCTTCGGGCTCGGCCAGGTGTTCGAGCGGCTCGAAGTCGCGGTGTCCGAGTGGCTGCTCGACACGCCCTTCATCGACTGGATGCCGCTGCGCCAGTTCGAGCTGGAGCCGCTGGTGCCCGCCGTCGAACTGCTGTGCGTGATGCTCGGCGCCCTGGTGCCTTGCCTGCTGGCGTTCATGGTGACGCGCACGGTGGCCCGGCGCGCCGTGCTGCTGCCGCTCACGCTGCTCGCGGGCATCGGCGCCTCGGCGCTGTCGGCGGCGCTGAGCTACGGCCCCGAGCACGCGTGGGCATGGCTGGGCCTGCCGGTGCAGGTCGGCATTGCGACGGCGCTGGTTGCCGGCGTGCTGCTGCTCGGAGCGCCGCGCCGGCTGTGCGCGGCCTTGCTGCTGGTGGCGCTGGTGATCCAGTTGAGCCTGCTGAACCAGGCACCCGAGAGCGCGTATTTCGCGCAGACCCTCGCCACCTGGGAGCAGGGCCGCTTCATCCGCTTCCACGGCCTGGCCCAGTGGCTCGGGTGGCTCTGGCCGTTCGCCGTCCTCGCCTATGTGGTGGCCGCGCTGTCGCGCCGGGGCCGGCCGGCCGGCTGA
- a CDS encoding CopD family protein, producing the protein MLWVKSLHIVFIASWFAGLFYLPRIFVNLAMVPPESVAERERLLLMARKLLRFTTFLAIPALGFGLWLWLGYGIGRGPGNGWLHAKLALVLAVIGYHHACGVLLRRFVAGGTQRNDRWYRWFNELPVLLLLGIVVLVVVKPF; encoded by the coding sequence ATGCTCTGGGTTAAATCTCTTCACATCGTCTTCATTGCAAGCTGGTTCGCGGGGTTGTTCTACCTCCCCCGGATCTTCGTCAACCTGGCGATGGTGCCGCCCGAGTCCGTGGCCGAACGCGAGCGCTTGCTTCTGATGGCGCGCAAGCTGCTGCGCTTCACCACCTTCCTGGCCATTCCGGCGCTGGGTTTCGGCCTCTGGCTCTGGCTGGGCTATGGCATCGGGCGCGGCCCCGGCAACGGCTGGCTGCATGCCAAGCTGGCACTGGTGCTCGCCGTAATCGGGTATCACCATGCCTGCGGCGTGCTGCTGCGCCGTTTCGTGGCTGGAGGCACGCAGCGCAACGACCGCTGGTACCGCTGGTTCAATGAACTGCCGGTCCTGTTGCTGCTTGGCATCGTGGTGCTGGTGGTCGTCAAGCCGTTCTGA
- the hemB gene encoding porphobilinogen synthase: protein MYPAGRPRRLRRDSFTRNLVREHALTAHDLIYPVFVQEGEKKRDAVASMPGVDRLSLDLLLPVAEQCVKAGIPVMALFPVIDASLKTPEGDEAFNPDGLIPRVVAALKSRFPELGVMTDVALDPYTSHGQDGLLDDTGYILNDATVEVLVKQALTQSQAGVDIVAPSDMMDGRIGAIRTALEARGDIHTRIMAYSAKYASAFYGPFRDAVGSAATLGKSNKKVYQMDPGNSDEALREVGLDIAEGADMVMVKPGMPYLDIVRRVKDEFHVPTFAYQVSGEYAMLKAAAQNGWLDHDAVVLESLLAFKRAGADGVLTYFALDAVRLLQKQ from the coding sequence ATGTACCCCGCCGGCCGGCCGCGCCGCCTGCGCCGCGATAGCTTCACCCGCAACCTGGTCAGGGAGCATGCGCTGACGGCGCACGACCTCATCTACCCGGTGTTCGTGCAGGAAGGCGAGAAAAAGCGCGACGCCGTAGCGTCGATGCCCGGCGTGGACCGCCTGAGCCTCGACCTGCTGCTGCCGGTGGCAGAGCAATGCGTGAAGGCCGGCATCCCGGTGATGGCGCTCTTTCCGGTGATCGACGCCAGCCTCAAGACGCCCGAGGGCGACGAGGCCTTCAATCCCGACGGGCTGATTCCGCGCGTGGTCGCCGCGCTCAAGTCGCGCTTTCCGGAGCTCGGCGTGATGACCGACGTGGCACTCGACCCCTACACCAGCCACGGGCAGGACGGCCTGCTCGACGATACCGGCTACATCCTCAACGACGCCACCGTCGAGGTACTGGTGAAGCAGGCACTCACACAGTCGCAAGCCGGCGTCGACATTGTGGCGCCGAGCGACATGATGGACGGCCGCATTGGCGCGATCCGCACCGCGCTGGAGGCCCGCGGCGACATCCACACCCGGATCATGGCCTACAGCGCCAAGTACGCGAGCGCCTTCTACGGCCCGTTCCGCGATGCCGTGGGCTCGGCCGCGACGCTCGGCAAGAGCAACAAGAAGGTCTACCAGATGGACCCGGGCAACAGCGACGAGGCGCTGCGCGAGGTCGGGCTCGACATTGCAGAAGGCGCCGACATGGTGATGGTCAAACCCGGCATGCCGTACCTGGACATCGTGCGCCGCGTGAAGGACGAATTCCATGTGCCGACCTTCGCCTACCAGGTGAGCGGCGAATACGCGATGCTCAAGGCCGCCGCCCAGAACGGCTGGCTCGACCACGACGCGGTGGTGCTCGAAAGCCTGCTCGCCTTCAAACGCGCCGGGGCCGATGGCGTGCTCACCTACTTTGCGCTCGACGCCGTGCGCCTGTTGCAAAAGCAATAG
- a CDS encoding magnesium transporter CorA family protein produces MRIFEIDRSRVSEHPALAPLALPGACAAQGYLWVSLTRDEFRASLPEVQQILQSLCQTQLVDLHVADLLNDQLPSHYDYTSQYDVLVFRRLSSGPGQAALGNGKGSTGGEPSLPAPLRRGPPVLRRVDTRPVGFALFDRVLLSVHPQDGAVRDAFAARLLAAGSPDDKGAPALDVRATSARVPTGTADLMLRVINQIVDGYLDMRRELTRQLDHWQTELIDPRSRFTNWGALMEARQSLHHLDEICEDQRAAIQDWIDSLETLPSPQGEAEQRERELIMVRSRDVLEHIERVVHHVHRLEQNAETAVQMHFSVQGHRANDIMRVLTVLTAIFLPLNLIAGIFGMNFEFIPLVHKADGFWIAMTAMLVIALLLVLVFWRKRYLARTR; encoded by the coding sequence ATGCGCATCTTCGAAATCGACCGCTCGCGCGTGAGCGAGCATCCGGCGCTGGCGCCTCTGGCGCTGCCCGGAGCCTGTGCCGCGCAGGGCTATCTCTGGGTTTCGCTCACGCGGGACGAGTTTCGCGCCTCGCTGCCCGAGGTCCAGCAGATCCTGCAGTCGCTGTGCCAGACGCAACTGGTCGACCTGCATGTGGCGGACCTGCTCAACGACCAGTTGCCGTCGCACTACGACTACACCTCGCAATACGACGTGCTGGTGTTCCGGCGCCTCTCGAGCGGGCCCGGCCAGGCGGCGCTGGGCAACGGCAAGGGCAGCACGGGCGGCGAGCCGTCCCTTCCCGCGCCATTGCGCCGCGGCCCTCCGGTGCTGCGCCGGGTCGACACCCGTCCGGTGGGTTTTGCGCTGTTCGACCGCGTGCTGCTCTCGGTGCACCCCCAGGACGGCGCGGTGCGCGACGCCTTTGCCGCCCGGCTGCTCGCCGCCGGATCGCCGGACGACAAGGGCGCCCCGGCGCTCGACGTGCGCGCCACCTCGGCCCGCGTGCCGACCGGCACCGCCGACCTGATGCTGCGCGTCATCAACCAGATCGTCGACGGCTACCTGGACATGCGCCGCGAGCTCACGCGGCAGCTCGACCACTGGCAGACCGAGCTGATCGATCCGCGCAGCCGCTTCACCAACTGGGGCGCGCTGATGGAAGCCCGGCAGTCGCTGCACCACCTGGACGAAATCTGCGAAGACCAGCGCGCGGCCATCCAGGACTGGATCGATTCGCTCGAAACCCTGCCTTCCCCCCAGGGCGAAGCAGAGCAGCGCGAGCGCGAACTGATCATGGTGCGGAGCCGCGACGTGCTCGAGCACATCGAGCGCGTGGTGCACCACGTGCACCGGCTCGAGCAGAACGCGGAAACCGCGGTGCAGATGCATTTCAGCGTGCAGGGCCACCGCGCCAACGACATCATGCGAGTGCTCACCGTGCTGACGGCCATCTTCCTGCCGCTCAATCTCATCGCGGGCATCTTCGGCATGAACTTCGAGTTCATTCCGCTGGTGCACAAGGCCGACGGCTTCTGGATCGCCATGACGGCGATGCTGGTCATCGCGCTGCTGCTGGTGCTGGTTTTCTGGCGCAAGCGCTACCTGGCGCGCACGCGCTGA
- a CDS encoding DUF4148 domain-containing protein, whose translation MKTSHILAAAALTLLAATGAQAESYEGVNTAVSAKSRDDVNAEAVRTASAPNQNVTRGSRGPETVAVSKDRSLVEAEAVRTAYAPDQNVTGGSRVNSKVISTMAHPMDARVQAQQGSGAVAK comes from the coding sequence ATGAAGACCTCGCACATCCTCGCCGCCGCTGCCCTGACTCTGCTGGCCGCCACCGGCGCCCAAGCCGAATCCTACGAAGGCGTGAACACCGCCGTCTCGGCCAAGAGCCGCGACGACGTCAACGCCGAAGCCGTGCGCACCGCATCGGCTCCGAACCAGAACGTGACGCGCGGTTCGCGTGGCCCGGAAACGGTCGCCGTGTCGAAGGACCGCTCGCTCGTCGAAGCCGAAGCCGTTCGCACCGCCTACGCTCCCGACCAGAACGTGACCGGCGGCTCGCGCGTCAACAGCAAGGTCATCTCGACGATGGCCCACCCGATGGACGCACGTGTTCAAGCCCAGCAAGGCTCGGGCGCCGTCGCCAAGTAA
- a CDS encoding LysR family transcriptional regulator — protein MDSLDLIRTFREVASHGSFSHAAKKLDMSKATVSKYVAELETRFGVRLLNRSTRSVSLTDAGQLLLERSTPVLEMVELTQAELQERAKQPGGRLRISAPHGMGNGEFPSLLADFMRYYPDVSISLQLTNRTVDLAEEGIDVDIRSGPVLDANLIVRKLMLMEMVVCASPVYWKKHGKPEHPRDLAGHEALTHSLLGAQPVWRFDDGGEPLDVPVKSRMDCTEGAPLIRVAMHGFGVIYLPSILVQSHIEHGELVPVLQGYARKDMWLSAAYLQRRHNSAALRALLDFLQTRIGTGPGSRKK, from the coding sequence ATGGACAGTCTCGATCTGATCAGAACCTTCCGGGAAGTGGCCTCGCATGGCAGCTTCTCGCACGCGGCCAAGAAGCTCGACATGTCCAAGGCGACGGTCAGCAAGTACGTGGCGGAGCTCGAAACGCGCTTCGGCGTGCGCCTTCTCAACCGCTCCACGCGCTCCGTGAGCCTGACCGATGCCGGGCAATTGCTGCTCGAGCGCAGCACCCCGGTGCTGGAAATGGTGGAGCTCACGCAGGCCGAGCTGCAGGAGCGCGCCAAGCAGCCCGGCGGCCGGCTGCGGATTTCGGCGCCGCACGGCATGGGCAACGGCGAGTTTCCGAGCCTCTTGGCCGACTTCATGCGCTACTACCCGGACGTGAGCATCAGCCTGCAGCTGACCAACCGCACGGTGGACCTCGCGGAAGAAGGCATCGACGTCGACATCCGCAGCGGCCCGGTGCTGGATGCCAACCTGATCGTGCGCAAGCTGATGCTCATGGAGATGGTCGTCTGCGCCTCGCCGGTGTACTGGAAGAAGCACGGCAAGCCCGAGCATCCACGCGACCTCGCGGGGCACGAGGCGCTTACGCATTCGCTGCTGGGCGCCCAGCCGGTCTGGCGCTTCGACGACGGCGGCGAGCCGCTGGACGTGCCGGTGAAGAGCCGCATGGACTGCACCGAGGGCGCGCCGCTGATCCGGGTCGCGATGCACGGCTTCGGCGTGATCTACCTGCCCTCGATCCTCGTGCAGTCGCACATCGAGCATGGCGAACTGGTGCCGGTGCTGCAGGGGTACGCACGCAAGGACATGTGGCTCTCGGCCGCCTACCTGCAGCGGCGCCACAACAGCGCCGCGCTGCGTGCGCTGCTCGACTTTCTCCAGACCCGCATCGGCACCGGGCCGGGATCGCGAAAGAAATAG
- a CDS encoding dienelactone hydrolase family protein, with product MGQFIDLKAKDGFTFPAYVAEPAGKPRGAVVVVPEIFGVNSHIRSVADGYAADGYLAVSPSTFHRVKPGVELGYSDEDMKAGFALKTAVEALPAPGVLQDIEAAVAYASKAGKVGIVGYCWGGLLVWRAASLVPGLAAAAPYYGGGMTTPEETARQPKVPVLAHFGNQDHWIPLDTIEAFRKAHPEVEVHVYESGHGFNCDQRGSYNAEAARLARTRTLEFFAKHVG from the coding sequence ATGGGCCAATTCATCGATCTGAAAGCCAAGGACGGCTTCACCTTTCCCGCCTACGTGGCCGAACCGGCCGGCAAGCCGCGCGGCGCGGTGGTCGTGGTGCCGGAGATCTTCGGCGTCAACTCGCACATCCGCTCGGTGGCCGACGGCTATGCGGCGGACGGCTACCTGGCGGTGTCGCCCTCGACCTTCCATCGCGTGAAGCCCGGCGTCGAGCTCGGCTACAGCGACGAAGACATGAAGGCCGGCTTCGCGCTGAAGACCGCGGTCGAGGCGCTGCCCGCGCCCGGCGTGCTGCAGGACATCGAGGCCGCCGTGGCCTATGCGTCCAAGGCCGGCAAGGTGGGCATCGTGGGCTATTGCTGGGGCGGCCTGCTGGTCTGGCGCGCCGCCAGCCTGGTTCCGGGGCTGGCCGCCGCGGCGCCGTACTACGGCGGCGGCATGACCACGCCCGAAGAAACCGCGCGCCAGCCGAAGGTGCCGGTGCTCGCGCATTTCGGCAACCAGGACCACTGGATCCCGCTGGACACCATCGAGGCCTTCAGAAAGGCGCATCCCGAGGTGGAGGTGCACGTCTACGAATCGGGCCACGGCTTCAATTGCGACCAGCGCGGCTCCTACAACGCCGAGGCCGCCAGGCTGGCGCGCACGCGCACGCTCGAATTCTTCGCCAAGCACGTCGGCTGA
- a CDS encoding 2-hydroxychromene-2-carboxylate isomerase, which translates to MSSIDKTIDYYFAPQSPWTYLGHSRFAAIAAATGATVRVRPIDLGSVFPVSGGLPLGKRAPQRQAYRLVDLARCSRHLGLPLNTKPKFFPVASDDAARIIIAVDMHDGTEAAMRMCAAVFAAVWVQERNIGDPKVLDSLVVECGLSPRRAEQSQSQAVQERYEAYTQEAIDIQVFGAPSYVIDGEIFWGQDRLDFVERALRQ; encoded by the coding sequence ATGAGCAGCATTGACAAGACGATCGACTACTACTTTGCGCCACAGAGCCCATGGACCTATCTGGGGCATTCCCGCTTCGCGGCGATTGCCGCGGCGACCGGCGCCACGGTGCGCGTGCGGCCGATCGACCTGGGCAGCGTGTTCCCGGTGTCGGGCGGGCTGCCGCTGGGCAAGCGCGCGCCGCAGCGCCAGGCGTACCGGCTGGTCGACCTCGCACGCTGTTCGCGCCACCTCGGCCTGCCGCTGAACACCAAGCCGAAGTTCTTTCCGGTGGCCAGCGACGACGCGGCCCGGATCATCATCGCTGTCGACATGCACGACGGCACCGAGGCCGCCATGCGCATGTGCGCGGCGGTGTTCGCGGCCGTGTGGGTGCAGGAGCGCAACATCGGCGACCCGAAGGTGCTCGATTCGCTGGTCGTCGAGTGCGGGCTGTCGCCCAGGCGCGCGGAGCAGTCGCAGAGCCAGGCGGTGCAGGAGCGTTACGAGGCTTACACGCAGGAAGCGATCGACATCCAGGTGTTCGGCGCGCCAAGCTATGTCATCGATGGCGAAATCTTCTGGGGCCAGGACCGGCTCGACTTCGTCGAACGTGCGCTGCGCCAGTAA
- a CDS encoding SDR family oxidoreductase: MDQVLLITGGGRGIGAATALLAARRGYAVAVNYASNSLAADEVVRAIRAGGGTAMAVQADVGDEAQVLAMFEKVDARLGRLTALVNNAGVVDVQARVDEMSVARLERMFRVNVIGSFTCAREAVRRMSTRHGGSGGAIVNISSAAARLGSPGQYVDYAASKGAIDTFTIGLAKEVAAEGIRVNAVRPGLIDTEIHASGGMPDRAFELAPTVPMQRTGSAEEIAGAILWLLSAEASYTTMALLDVAGGR, translated from the coding sequence TTGGACCAGGTTCTCTTGATCACGGGCGGCGGCCGCGGCATCGGCGCCGCCACCGCCTTGCTGGCGGCACGGCGCGGCTACGCGGTGGCCGTCAACTACGCGAGCAACTCGCTCGCCGCCGACGAGGTGGTGCGCGCCATCCGCGCGGGCGGCGGCACCGCCATGGCCGTGCAGGCCGATGTGGGCGACGAGGCCCAGGTGCTGGCCATGTTCGAGAAGGTCGATGCCAGGCTCGGCCGGCTCACGGCGCTGGTCAACAATGCCGGCGTGGTCGACGTGCAGGCCCGTGTCGACGAAATGAGCGTGGCGCGCCTGGAACGCATGTTCCGCGTCAACGTGATCGGCAGCTTCACCTGCGCGCGCGAAGCGGTCCGGCGCATGAGCACCCGGCACGGTGGATCGGGCGGCGCCATCGTCAACATCTCCAGCGCTGCGGCGCGGCTGGGCTCGCCCGGCCAGTACGTCGACTACGCGGCCAGCAAGGGCGCCATCGACACCTTCACCATCGGCCTGGCCAAGGAAGTGGCGGCCGAGGGCATCCGCGTCAACGCGGTGCGCCCGGGCCTGATCGACACCGAGATCCACGCCTCCGGCGGCATGCCCGACCGCGCCTTCGAGCTGGCGCCCACCGTGCCGATGCAGCGCACCGGCAGCGCGGAGGAAATAGCCGGCGCCATTCTGTGGCTGCTGTCAGCCGAGGCCAGCTACACCACCATGGCCCTGCTCGACGTGGCCGGGGGGAGGTAG
- a CDS encoding MarC family protein, whose amino-acid sequence MSTSMDLIKPLVTLVAIVNPLAIVPFFIHYTQGYSDAQRRHTVRMSAFSAFVVIAVSALLGLQLLAFFGISIASFQVGGGLLLLMSSLSMLNAKPAESKTNVEELRATEVKASMGASIAVVPLTIPLLTGPATISTVVIYADKTQHLWELGLLVGYGVVVALATALAFSLAQPIARVLGKTGINIMTRLMGLILAALAVEVMADGLGKLFPILQRVG is encoded by the coding sequence GTGAGCACCTCGATGGACCTGATCAAGCCGCTGGTCACGCTGGTGGCCATCGTCAACCCGCTGGCCATCGTGCCCTTCTTCATCCACTACACGCAGGGCTATTCCGATGCGCAGCGCCGCCACACGGTGCGCATGTCGGCCTTCAGCGCCTTCGTGGTGATTGCGGTCAGCGCGCTGCTCGGACTGCAGCTGCTGGCGTTCTTCGGCATCTCGATTGCGAGCTTCCAGGTGGGCGGCGGCCTGCTGCTGCTCATGAGCTCGCTGTCGATGCTCAACGCCAAGCCGGCCGAGAGCAAGACCAACGTCGAGGAGCTGCGCGCCACCGAGGTGAAGGCCTCCATGGGCGCGTCCATCGCGGTGGTGCCGCTCACCATTCCGCTGCTCACCGGGCCGGCCACGATCTCCACCGTGGTGATCTATGCCGACAAGACACAGCACCTGTGGGAGCTCGGACTGCTGGTGGGCTACGGCGTGGTGGTGGCGCTGGCCACCGCGCTGGCGTTCTCGCTCGCGCAGCCGATTGCGCGCGTGCTCGGCAAGACCGGCATCAACATCATGACGCGGCTCATGGGCCTGATCCTCGCGGCGCTCGCGGTCGAGGTCATGGCCGACGGCCTGGGCAAGCTGTTTCCGATCCTTCAGCGCGTGGGCTGA
- a CDS encoding EVE domain-containing protein: MPQYWLMKSEPDEVSIDDALAAPGATVAWTGVRNYQARNFMRDGMKVGDGVLFYHSSCPEPGIAGIARVASGIKPDPTQFDPKSPYYDAASKKEDPRWLLVDVQAVRKTRLLALPELRAKPELADLVVLRKGNRLSITPVEPAHWRIIEKMLA; this comes from the coding sequence ATGCCCCAGTACTGGTTGATGAAATCCGAGCCCGACGAGGTCTCGATCGACGACGCGCTTGCCGCACCCGGCGCCACCGTGGCCTGGACCGGCGTGCGCAACTATCAGGCACGCAACTTCATGCGCGATGGCATGAAGGTCGGCGACGGCGTGCTGTTCTATCACTCGAGCTGCCCCGAGCCGGGCATCGCGGGCATTGCGCGCGTGGCCTCGGGCATCAAGCCCGACCCGACGCAGTTCGACCCGAAGTCGCCCTACTACGACGCGGCCTCGAAAAAGGAAGACCCGCGCTGGCTGCTGGTCGATGTGCAGGCCGTGCGCAAGACGCGCCTGCTCGCGCTGCCCGAGCTGCGCGCCAAGCCCGAGCTGGCCGACCTGGTCGTGCTGCGCAAGGGCAACCGGCTGTCGATCACGCCGGTCGAGCCCGCGCACTGGCGGATCATCGAGAAGATGCTGGCCTGA